One genomic region from Xyrauchen texanus isolate HMW12.3.18 chromosome 4, RBS_HiC_50CHRs, whole genome shotgun sequence encodes:
- the surf2 gene encoding LOW QUALITY PROTEIN: surfeit locus protein 2 (The sequence of the model RefSeq protein was modified relative to this genomic sequence to represent the inferred CDS: deleted 1 base in 1 codon): MENLSEDLRSFLQNHPFFELTDCKKVKCTLNGHELPCSLNELQLFTAGKKYKKLSEEAEFNYSQYEPHIVASTKQPNRLFCKLTLRHLNRVPQHILRHVNGKRYKKAHENYEECVRQGVASVPARLKQKKRPKERDDATGSDRRHKRKEDSGIWAPSSSDVEKGDSEDSMSDLYPTSMFNLKKAEGEEGMGEGEEDDFKTDDDDDMSEMEVENQTSKRKKVQSSGFTKKCKKDKKKRGFRHVAKVNGK, translated from the exons ATGGAGAATTTATCAGAGGATTTGAGATCTTTTCTACAGAATCATCCATTCTTTGAGCTCACAGACTGTAAGAAG GTGAAGTGCACATTGAACGGTCATGAGCTTCCTTGCAGTCTCAATGAACTGCAGCTTTTCACAGCAGGAAAGAAATACAAGAAACTGTCAGAAGAGGCAGAGTTTAATTACAGTCAGTATGAGCCTCATATAGTGGCGAGCACTAAACAACC TAATCGTCTCTTCTGCAAGCTCACGTTACGTCACCTCAATCGTGTACCACAACACATTCTACGCCACGTCAACGGCAAACGATACAAGAAAGCTCACGAGAACT ATGAGGAGTGTGTTCGTCAGGGTGTGGCGTCCGTTCCTGCCAGACTCAAACAGAAAAAGAGACCCAAAGAGCGTGATGATGCCACAGGAAGTGACCGACGACACAAGAGGAAGGAGGACAGTGGAATATGGGCTCCTAGCTCGAGTGACGTCGAAAAAGGCGACTCAGAGGACAGCATGTCTGACCTTTACCCCA CGTCCATGTTCAATTTAAAGAAAGCCGAGGGTGAGGAGGGTATGGGAGAGGGAGAGGAAGATGATTTcaagactgatgatgatgatgat atgtctgaAATGGAGGTAGAAAACCAGACATCGAAACGCAAAAAG gtacaGTCCAGTggatttacaaaaaaatgtaagaagGACAAAAAGAAGAGAGGTTTTAGACATGTTGCCAAAGTAAATGGAAAATAA